A genomic window from Thunnus thynnus chromosome 12, fThuThy2.1, whole genome shotgun sequence includes:
- the tox4a gene encoding TOX high mobility group box family member 4-A: MDLNFYSDLSDGCAQNVDSEFLDTQAYGGYSEENKFPEGSDSYLTISGPGHPFLSAEQTFHTPSLGDEVFEIPPISLDPDPSLSISDAVSHFELSDGSDGTGGPPGSRSLVSNLVVEANDPSFASTFVNTGSQGLEQLNLGAMGQAGGGALLSSSALELGNTSGSHFSSSSPMTIDVQLGDIGHGLLGSSQLTTINQSELTMGLGGENIGHHSGTPEQPLSATPSPAGSLQDEDMDDFKRSVLVDSPMSLSSSSSVLSHMSSNQALLSSVSPATARRGGGKPATLASVSGAVGAKKGRKKKDPNEPQKPVSAYALFFRDTQAAIKGQNPNASFGEVSKIVASMWDSLAEEQKQVYKRKTEAAKKEYLKALAAYRANQLSQPATEEMDTAPSPPPPVVNPTPAALPPAGQQAIRPAINNLEENTITNICASNIILDVPEMTTRSRTGANKTTTTPAAVLPAQPITKIIIPKHMLQTGGQVVTVLPGGVRTLQPALVVSGASRQPPPLQQMQNAPPPPRLQQMAPAPPPLQAKPREGSTTPGLPVSVTATPPPPLQIKIVPASLPGKEALPIIVPTTAASVTTSGQSAPVVAVQVVNSADTSGNPDEDVVAEVLPSEEDEMEVNECSETSSVKSVCVRAGCNNPAVESDDWDKEYCSNECVATHCRDIFKAWCSIKNQTMGTVK, from the exons ATGGACCTTAATTTTTACTCGGACCTGTCGGACGGTTGTGCTCAAAATGTTGATTCGGAGTTTTTGGACACTCAAGCTTACGGTGGATACTCTGAGGAAAATAAG TTTCCAGAGGGCAGCGACAGTTATCTGACTATTAGCGGACCGGGCCACCCTTTTCTGTCCGCCGAG CAGACATTTCATACTCCCAGTCTTGGGGATGAGGTTTTTGAGATCCCTCCCATCTCCCTTGACCCAGACCCATCCCTGAGCATCAGTGATGCCGTGTCCCACTTTGAGCTGTCTGACGGGTCAGATGGCACCGGGGGACCTCCAGGCTCCCGCAGCCTTGTCAGCAACCTGGTGGTGGAGGCTAACGACCCATCCTTTGCCTCCACCTTTGTGAACACTGGGTCCCAGGGATTGGAGCAGCTGAACCTCGGGGCCATGGGCCAGGCTGGAGGGGGAGCCCTGCTGAGCTCCTCTGCATTG GAACTGGGTAATACCAGTGGGTCACATTTTAGCAGTTCATCCCCCATGACCATTGATGTTCAACTTGGTGACATTGGTCACGGTCTGTTGGGAAGCAGTCAGCTCACTACTATTAACCAGTCAGAGCTAACAATGGGTCTCGGGGGTGAAAACATCGGACATCATTCAGGGACACCTGAGCAGCCGCTGTCAGCTACGCCGTCTCCAGCTGGCTCCCTACAGGATGAGGACATGGATGACTTTAAG AGGAGTGTGCTCGTAGACTCCCCcatgtctctctcctcctcctcctctgtcctctcccACATGTCCTCCAACCAAGCTCTCCTGTCTTCTGTGTCACCGGCTACGGCGAGGAGGGGCGGGGGGAAGCCAGCCACATTGGCCTCGGTGAGTGGGGCAGTGGGCgcaaagaaaggaaggaagaagaaagaccCCAATGAGCCACAGAAGCCAGTTTCAGCGTATGCCCTGTTCTTCAGAGACACCCAGGCTGCCATCAAGGGCCAGAATCCCAACGCGTCGTTTGGTGAGGTGTCGAAGATTGTGGCCTCCATGTGGGACAGCCTGGCTGAGGAACAGAAACag GTGtataagagaaagacagaagcaGCTAAAAAGGAGTATTTAAAAGCACTGGCAGCTTATAGAGCCAACCAGCTCTCACAG CCTGCCACTGAGGAGATGGACACGGCCCCTTCACCACCTCCACCAGTGGTCAACCCGACTCCTGCAGCCCTCCCCCCCGCAGGTCAACAGGCCATCCGCCCAGCTATCAACAACCTTGAAGAGAACACCATCACCAACATTTGCGCCTCCAACATCATCCTGGACGTCCCGGAGATGACCACACGTTCCCGCACAGGGGCAAACAAAACCACCACTACACCAGCAGCAGTCCTCCCAGCCCAGCCCATCACTAAGATTATAATCCCGAAGCACATGCTGCAGACGGGGGGCCAGGTGGTGACCGTCCTGCCCGGAGGGGTCCGCACTCTGCAGCCTGCGCTGGTGGTGTCGGGCGCCTCTCGTCAGCCACCACCACTGCAGCAGATGCAGAATGCGCCGCCTCCACCGCGACTCCAACAGATGGCACCAGCACCTCCACCCTTGCAGGCCAAGCCCCGAGAGGGGAGCACCACACCGGGCCTCCCTGTGTCTGTCACGGccacacctccacctccactccAGATAAAAATAGTTCCAGCCTCCTTACCAGGAAAAGAAGCCCTGCCAATTATTGTCCCCACGACGGCGGCATCAGTGACTACATCTGGCCAATCTGCACCTGTTGTTGCAGTGCAGGTGGTGAATTCTGCCGACACATCAGGCAATCCCGACGAGGATGTAGTTGCAGAAGTGCTACCTTCAGAAGAG GATGAGATGGAGGTGAATGAGTGCAGTGAGACCAGCTCTGTGAAGAGCGTGTGTGTGAGGGCCGGCTGTAACAACCCAGCAGTTGAGAGTGACGACTGGGACAAAGAATACTGCAGCAACGAATGCGTGGCCACTCACTGCAG agataTATTCAAGGCTTGGTGCTCCATCAAGAATCAGACCATGGGGACAGTAAAATAA
- the si:rp71-1g18.1 gene encoding uncharacterized protein si:rp71-1g18.1: protein MSAGVVDIQAQVESVLAALVKVASVELTKLFESRYRASALDVQLGRTEDGKENETVESLSKGNRKRSIGVQVDEDINPQLQLSGSPLPSDGDCMREYREEEGDDDEEEEEEEEGCLIPPDILLTEDNGHDDPEWSPLKEQVVAETVDMAGISVLETGSSTDSDPQTEDLHVSADVRHGSSQSSPAKQKLLVIQPDTSDVTSGDKVKFVCPLILKPESPAAKPENTEKPVQAEPQQACVSTAKGTAYSPSPSDGAVTPAQVKVWELTHTPKDMKNHLQMKLKLTSPDKKLMRPCAVQLVNVLTVPETEVKSQFDGANSKIPWPLPKDLRRHQGLHTGHRLCCFTSCGNGIWRLQKVVTHSRDGYTCSVCTKTFKRRKILRRHERFHTGEKPYPCSVCSKTFALRKSLRRHLRFHTGERPHTCTQCGKSFRLRDNLKAHLRFHTGEKPFSCTTCGKMFRITRNLEKHKLSQCGFFVPSFRTIAGI, encoded by the exons ATGTCGGCAGGCGTCGTGGACATCCAGGCGCAGGTGGAGTCTGTTCTGGCTGCGCTGGTCAAAGTCGCCTCGGTGGAGTTAACCAAACTGTTCGAGAGCAGATACCGAGCCTCGGCTCTGGATGTGCAGCTGGGCCGCACCGAGGACGGAAAGGAAAATGAAACCGTGGAGAGTTTATCGAAAGGAAACAGAAAACGCAGCATCGGCGTGCAAGTGGACGAAGACATTAATCCGCAGTTACAGCTTTCTG GTTCCCCACTCCCCTCAGATGGGGATTGTATGAGAGAgtacagggaggaggagggggatgatgatgaggaggaggaggaggaggaggaggggtgccTCATTCCACCAGACATCCTCCTTACTGAAGATAATGGCCATGATGACCCCGAGTGGTCGCCCCTGAAGGAACAG GTTGTGGCAGAGACTGTGGATATGGCGGGGATCAGCGTCCTTGAAACGGGGTCCTCAACAGATAGTGATCCACAAACTGAAGATTTGCATG TCTCTGCAGATGTAAGACATGGATCTTCACAAAGCTCTCCAGCTAAACAGAAGCTTCTTGTGATCCAGCCAGACACAAGTGACGTTACTTCAGGGGACAAGGTGAAGTTTGTTTGCCCGTTGATCCTTAAGCCagagtctcctgcagcaaaacCTGAAAATACAGAGAAGCCAGTTCAAGCAGAGCCTCAGCAAGCCTGTGTCAGCACCGCTAAGGGTACTGCCTACAGTCCGTCCCCATCTGATGGAGCTGTGACTCCAGCACAGGTTAAGGTTTGGGAATTGACCCACACGccaaaagacatgaaaaacCATCTCCAGATGAAACTGAAGCTGACCTCTCCTGACAAAAAGCTGATGCGCCCCTGTGCAGTTCAACTGGTGAATGTGCTCACTGTACCTGAGACGGAGGTTAAATCTCAGTTTGATGGCGCTAACAGCAAAATACCGTGGCCTCTGCCCAAAGATCTCCGTCGACACCAAGGTCTTCACACTGGCCATCgcctctgctgcttcacctCATGTGGAAACGGAATCTGGCGGCTCCAGAAGGTCGTCACCCACTCCCGTGACGGCTACACTTGCAGCGTCTGCACAAAAACGTTCAAACGGCGGAAGATTCTCCGGCGGCATGAGCGCTTCCACACAGGTGAAAAACCGTACCCGTGTTCAGTGTGCTCTAAGACATTCGCACTCAGAAAGAGCCTCCGCCGTCACTTGAGGTTCCATACGGGGGAGAGACCTCACACCTGCACGCAGTGTGGCAAAAGCTTCCGTCTCCGAGACAATCTGAAAGCACACCTGAGgtttcacacaggagagaagccTTTCAGCTGCACCACATGTGGCAAGATGTTCAGGATCACAAGAAATCTGGAGAAACACAAACTCAGCCAGTGTGGATTCTTTGTCCCGTCATTCAGAACGATTGCTGGCATTTAG
- the LOC137193729 gene encoding E3 ubiquitin/ISG15 ligase TRIM25-like, producing MANTEKTHFEEMLTCPVCQDIFKDPRQLPCGHSLCMDCLEGMVGHTSDLPFRCPDCRGYFGQVVGVQKSYALASIAEDFRLNRRRREEHTKNVYCDCCPEKTTLAMKTCLKCELSLCEEHVKDHLRLPVFTGHPLVTPLGDLQERKCPQHEDEVLRYYCNMSRRYICNMCALESKQLNLATETSTALRRQLTKYMDEHFNTLKEQLTASTDSVKKLQKEIQQKQKVNPVDSTLNSVTVVLLCLWFIVLYYAYNYSVENQTLTEALNKQQSRMHHIYSTIAELLVDHPMKSLNPVETEDEVTLTLDLDTASPFLGVSADLLTVERVEAKRGFPSTSSRFDVAPQVLSTQCFSTGTHRWEVEAEGYWDIAVSYKSIKRKSKGSSAFGNNPESWSLTHTGKGKLFAYHNNRKYTLSKPLQSNRIAVMFNFEKGNITFSAVGSTVTTKLHEFKAELTEPLCLGLGLYRVDPPSRISIIKAS from the exons ATGGCAAATACAGAGAAAACCCACTTTGAGGAAATGCTGACATGTCCAGTGTGTCAGGACATCTTCAAGGATCCTCGGCAGCTGCCATGTGGACACAGCCTGTGTATGGACTGTCTGGAGGGCATGGTGGGTCACACCTCAGACCTTCCCTTCCGATGCCCCGACTGCAGGGGATATTTTGGACAGGTCGTAGGGGTACAGAAGAGCTACGCACTGGCCAGCATCGCTGAGGACTTCAGGctgaacaggaggaggagg GAAGAGCACACAAAAAATGTGTACTGTGACTGCTGCCCAGAGAAAACAACGCTGGCTATGAAAACTTGTCTCAAGTGTGAGTTGTCGCTGTGCGAAGAGCACGTCAAGGACCACCTGAGGCTGCCGGTGTTCACGGGACACCCCCTGGTCACACCCCTGGGTGACCTCCAGGAGAGGAAATGCCCGCAGCATGAGGACGAGGTGCTCAGGTATTACTGCAACATGTCCAGACGCTACATCTGCAATATGTGCGCCCTGGAGAGCAAGCAGCTCAACCTGGCTACTGAGACCTCCACTGCCCTGCGGAGACAACTGACT AAGTACATGGACGAGCACTTTAACACGCTCAAGGAGCAACTTACGGCATCCACGGACTCTGtcaaaaaactgcaaaaagaaATCCAACAA AAGCAGAAAGTGAACCCAGTCGACTCGACCCTCAACAGCGTCACAGTggtgctgctctgtctgtggTTTATCGTTCTGTATTATG CCTACAACTACTCTGTGGAAAACCAGACGCTAACAGAAGCGTTGAACAAGCAGCAGAGCCGTATGCATCACATCTATTCTACCATAGCAG aACTCTTGGTTGATCATCCAATGAAGAGCCTCAATCCAGTAGAGACAGAAGATGAAG taacTCTCACGCTGGACCTGGACACTGCCAGTCCCTTCCTCGGAGTCTCCGCTGACCTCCTGACAGTAGAGAGAGTGGAAGCCAAGCGGGGCTTCCCCAGCACGAGCAGCCGCTTTGATGTAGCCCCACAGGTCCTTTCCACCCAGTGCTTCTCCACCGGTACCCATAGGTGGGAAGTGGAGGCTGAGGGATACTGGGACATCGCTGTGTCCTACAAGAGCATCAAACGCAAGAGCAAAGGCAGCAGCGCCTTCGGAAACAACCCCGAGTCCTGGAGCCTGACGCACACTGGCAAAGGCAAGCTGTTTGCATACCACAACAATAGAAAATACACTCTCTCTAAACCCTTGCAGAGCAACCGGATAGCGGTGATGTTTAACTTTGAGAAAGGCAACATCACATTCAGTGCCGTGGGCTCTACCGTCACCACAAAGCTGCACGAGTTCAAGGCTGAATTGACTGAACCGCTGTGCCTGGGTTTGGGGCTTTACCGTGTGGATCCACCCAGCAGAATCTCTATTATCAAAGCTTCATGA